In Musa acuminata AAA Group cultivar baxijiao chromosome BXJ2-8, Cavendish_Baxijiao_AAA, whole genome shotgun sequence, one genomic interval encodes:
- the LOC135619352 gene encoding uncharacterized protein LOC135619352, translated as MCGALRMKREEEEEEEEEEEEEEEEEEEDSCGKAAARRCVALGRKREEGKRRRRRRGRERGVIPLFPAEETEERVCVMPGKKGLQLPRWQLQLEEKKKRKMSRGGGRGCGRGCGRDCSSCSGERRRRKEGEGRGEGKEVAAAAVVAAAAMAGKEEEKKERKKREREGEEEERKRRRGCGYGDGSCSCGREREKGKEEEEKGKERKKRGRGEGAAAAVMAAAAVAGKEEKERKKKRKGRRGRREEEEKGWQLRRWQLQLEEKKERKMSRGGRRGCECGGCGRGCDSGCGCNVGCGSCGSGGGCSSCSSCFWERERVGMREGKKEIVQWKGAVVVTAVAVVAAIVAAAAAAAVAAVFGKEKKKE; from the coding sequence atgtgtggggcgttgaggatgaaaagggaagaagaagaagaagaagaagaagaagaagaagaagaagaagaagaagaagaagaagatagctgcggcaaggctgcagcgaggagatgtgtggccttggggaggaaaagggaagaggggaagaggagaagaagaagaagaggaagagaaagaggtgtgatacctctgtttcctgcagaggaaacagaggagagggtgtgtgtgatgccggggaagaaggggctgcagctgccgcgatggcagctgcagctggaagagaagaagaagaggaagatgagcaggggaggagggagaggttgcggccgtggctgcggccgcgactgcagcagttgcagcggggagagaagaagaagaaaggaaggagaaggaagaggagaagggaaagaagtagctgcggctgcggttgtggcagctgcagctatggcagggaaagaggaagagaaaaaggaaaggaagaagagagaaagggaaggagaggaagaagagaggaagaggagaaggggttgcggctacggcgatggcagctgcagctgtggcagggaaagagaaaaaggaaaggaagaagaagagaaagggaaggagaggaagaagagaggaagaggagaaggggctgcggctgcggtgatggcagctgcagctgtggctgggaaagaagagaaggaaaggaagaagaagagaaagggaaggagaggaagaagagaggaagaggagaaggggtggcagctgcggcgatggcagctgcagttggaagagaagaaggagaggaagatgagcaggggaggaagaagaggctgcgagtgtggtggctgcggccgtggctgcgactccggctgcggctgcaacgttggctgcggtagctgcggcagcggtggtggctgcagtagctgcagtagctgcttttgggaaagagaaagagtaggaatgagagaagggaagaaggaaatagtgcagtggaagggggctgtggttgtgaccgcagttgcggtcgtggctgcgattgtggcagcggcagcggcggcggctgtggcagctgtgtttgggaaagaaaaaaagaaggaatga